The following are encoded together in the Scytonema millei VB511283 genome:
- a CDS encoding V4R domain-containing protein, whose translation MVISSDNLLFSTHSKPGTQAEYSLKKKYPQKHDHYSFDDYFQFQPNTGIVTDWHDQRHLFATEDFIVGLIEGLEEEVGSASTVLMYNIGFEWGTRDAKFFQQWFEREYGKNVKEVNSLYMLEAWWWPFTAQGWGNWEVDMSDHKNGFMFVNIFDSAVARTLGDVGKPVCHIYAGLFAGFFSDLVKKTLSCIEIQCYSMGETYCKFLLGTKDRIDAAAFWHNEGATARDIEKRLRHGERLG comes from the coding sequence ATGGTTATCTCGTCCGACAATTTGCTCTTTTCTACTCACTCAAAACCAGGTACGCAAGCAGAATATTCCTTAAAGAAGAAGTATCCCCAAAAGCACGACCATTACAGCTTTGATGACTACTTCCAATTTCAACCGAACACGGGCATTGTCACCGATTGGCACGACCAGCGCCATCTATTTGCCACAGAAGACTTCATTGTAGGATTAATTGAGGGATTGGAAGAAGAAGTCGGTAGCGCTTCTACAGTCTTGATGTACAACATTGGTTTCGAGTGGGGAACCAGGGATGCCAAATTCTTTCAACAGTGGTTTGAGCGGGAATATGGCAAGAACGTCAAAGAAGTCAATTCCCTGTATATGCTAGAAGCATGGTGGTGGCCCTTCACCGCTCAAGGCTGGGGCAACTGGGAAGTCGATATGAGCGACCATAAAAACGGGTTCATGTTCGTCAACATCTTCGATTCTGCCGTAGCTAGAACGTTGGGCGATGTTGGTAAACCAGTTTGTCATATCTATGCGGGATTATTCGCTGGATTCTTCAGCGATCTTGTTAAAAAAACCTTGAGTTGCATTGAAATTCAGTGCTACTCAATGGGAGAAACATACTGTAAATTCCTCTTGGGTACAAAAGACCGAATTGATGCTGCTGCCTTCTGGCACAACGAGGGTGCTACAGCTCGCGATATTGAAAAGCGGCTGCGTCATGGAGAACGGTTAGGATGA
- a CDS encoding phycobilisome protein encodes MYPEIRAILDDAEERYLRLEEIVALKHHVSSLAQRLQVYELLRDNEIAIFQPIADQLLVTFPQHKQETIERALKNWLGTLRYCAMAMLLNNPMFLQHRLLEWLTDIIQVHQTQGIDTTLYQFLITRLPEILAEEQMALLQPFLAQVEQAVMGTCSAATVPA; translated from the coding sequence ATGTACCCAGAAATCAGAGCCATACTTGATGATGCTGAAGAACGCTATCTTCGGCTAGAAGAAATTGTTGCTTTAAAGCATCATGTTTCCTCCCTTGCCCAACGCTTGCAAGTTTATGAATTGCTACGGGATAACGAAATTGCTATTTTTCAGCCGATCGCTGACCAACTGCTTGTAACTTTTCCCCAACACAAACAAGAAACCATCGAACGCGCCTTAAAAAATTGGCTGGGAACGCTACGTTACTGCGCGATGGCAATGTTGTTGAATAATCCCATGTTTCTCCAACATCGATTGCTGGAATGGCTGACGGACATCATTCAAGTTCACCAGACACAAGGCATTGATACAACTCTTTATCAGTTCCTCATAACTCGCTTGCCAGAAATTCTGGCTGAGGAACAAATGGCTTTGCTGCAACCGTTCCTAGCTCAAGTGGAACAAGCTGTCATGGGAACTTGTAGTGCAGCCACAGTGCCAGCATAA
- a CDS encoding V4R domain-containing protein, which yields MITVADLIKDERLPGNYFAFDAYIQGDFESGLLENRHGDRLIAIPDTLIQSIYAALNQETGQASGVVLANCGRWWGKNFYARFVEQVSKYYSKPINEMEMVEFTQCLRQCWKAHGWGTFELDLSYYQQGFLVVKTQNSPYAKQAPQSKRPVCHFEAGILRAFFSQLTGRELHCLQTTCESLGAEYNHFVLGLAQRIKPAEAWLEEQQEHEIIMHRLCNSSNQ from the coding sequence ATGATTACTGTCGCCGATTTAATCAAAGACGAACGCTTACCAGGAAATTATTTTGCCTTTGATGCCTACATTCAGGGTGATTTTGAATCAGGTTTACTGGAAAATCGCCACGGCGATCGCCTCATAGCAATTCCAGATACGCTCATTCAATCGATTTATGCCGCGCTTAACCAAGAAACAGGTCAAGCTTCCGGTGTAGTGCTTGCCAATTGCGGACGCTGGTGGGGCAAAAATTTCTACGCTCGGTTTGTCGAACAAGTTAGCAAGTACTACTCCAAGCCGATCAACGAAATGGAGATGGTTGAGTTTACCCAGTGTCTCAGACAGTGTTGGAAAGCTCATGGCTGGGGAACTTTTGAATTAGATTTGAGCTACTACCAACAAGGATTTTTGGTGGTGAAAACTCAGAATTCTCCCTACGCCAAGCAAGCACCTCAGAGCAAACGACCAGTGTGTCACTTTGAAGCAGGCATTCTCCGCGCTTTCTTCAGCCAACTGACAGGTCGAGAACTCCACTGTCTGCAAACAACCTGCGAATCGTTGGGAGCTGAGTACAATCACTTTGTTCTAGGTTTAGCACAACGAATCAAACCTGCTGAGGCTTGGTTAGAAGAACAGCAAGAGCATGAAATTATCATGCACCGACTTTGCAACAGTTCTAACCAATAA
- a CDS encoding 2Fe-2S iron-sulfur cluster-binding protein: MAKTVRLEPIGEETSIQTNGNILSVLLKNELNVLHECGGRGMCATCHVYIKSGMEGLSSPSRRERRTIEVITSANNNSRLACQALVIGEGVVVELPSGTYVSAIDDIESLIGTRAEQNILHPLDGRILVEAGKLVTRSMITQLQDTRTEVAEYLNHASDT; the protein is encoded by the coding sequence ATGGCAAAGACTGTCAGACTAGAACCAATCGGTGAAGAAACCTCCATTCAAACGAATGGCAACATCCTATCTGTTCTATTAAAAAACGAACTGAATGTGTTGCATGAGTGTGGCGGTCGAGGGATGTGCGCTACCTGCCATGTTTACATCAAAAGTGGCATGGAAGGCTTATCTTCACCCAGCCGACGCGAACGGCGTACCATTGAAGTGATTACTTCTGCTAACAATAATTCTCGCCTCGCTTGTCAAGCTTTAGTGATTGGTGAAGGTGTAGTCGTTGAATTACCTTCTGGTACGTATGTCAGTGCAATTGATGATATTGAGTCTCTCATCGGCACGCGGGCAGAACAAAATATCCTTCACCCTCTAGACGGTAGAATTCTCGTAGAAGCTGGTAAATTAGTCACTCGTTCGATGATTACTCAACTTCAAGATACTCGTACTGAGGTTGCTGAGTATCTGAATCATGCCAGCGATACCTAA
- a CDS encoding tetratricopeptide repeat protein, with protein MQDNFTAPANKYPWLEKVEIASVVGSIGGAIASLMLNQAAVAAIPLSVTVALNLTNRRILLDHLKQHNLATIAQVLQEQVKTQSNLERLSEELGTFEQQTEKKHGEAQAGIKLLDEHLQLTNNNLQQTRENSDRSLAQLQEQDANIQNQLQTQLEMLNQQLEQLQQQTNMLVQEQNSRLMNEQAKIARTVDALRDIETCTQSLRINPISANAFFNRGLSYQRLGDREAAVGDFTEAIRVNPQYAEAFQSRGLAHADLGDKKAAVRDLREAARLFFESGEIDKYQIARDLGKKFHDLDSPSEAEALTEVAYESSMAESFEDIALESLFS; from the coding sequence ATGCAAGATAATTTCACAGCACCAGCAAATAAATATCCTTGGTTAGAAAAGGTAGAAATCGCATCGGTAGTTGGTTCGATTGGCGGTGCGATCGCTTCTTTGATGCTAAATCAGGCAGCAGTTGCTGCAATTCCGCTCTCTGTCACTGTCGCACTCAATTTAACCAATCGGCGGATACTGTTAGATCATTTAAAACAACACAATCTAGCCACGATCGCTCAAGTACTACAAGAGCAGGTAAAAACTCAATCTAATCTGGAAAGACTGAGTGAAGAATTGGGAACATTTGAGCAACAAACAGAGAAAAAGCATGGTGAAGCTCAAGCTGGAATTAAGTTGTTAGACGAACATCTTCAGCTAACAAATAATAACTTGCAACAAACACGAGAAAACAGCGATCGCAGTCTTGCTCAACTCCAAGAGCAAGATGCAAACATTCAAAATCAGTTACAAACACAACTAGAAATGCTCAACCAGCAGCTAGAGCAGCTCCAGCAACAAACTAATATGCTGGTACAGGAGCAAAACAGCCGTTTGATGAACGAACAAGCTAAGATTGCCAGAACTGTAGATGCTTTGCGCGATATCGAGACTTGTACTCAAAGCTTGCGAATCAATCCAATTTCTGCCAATGCTTTCTTCAATCGTGGTTTGAGTTACCAACGCTTGGGCGATCGTGAAGCAGCAGTTGGTGATTTCACAGAAGCAATTCGAGTTAATCCTCAGTATGCAGAAGCTTTTCAAAGTCGCGGTCTTGCCCATGCCGATCTTGGCGATAAAAAAGCGGCAGTACGGGATTTACGCGAAGCCGCCAGACTATTCTTTGAGAGCGGTGAGATTGATAAATATCAAATTGCTCGCGACCTCGGTAAGAAGTTTCACGATTTAGATTCGCCTAGTGAAGCAGAAGCCCTCACAGAGGTGGCTTACGAAAGCTCAATGGCAGAATCGTTTGAAGACATTGCCTTAGAGTCTTTGTTCTCTTAA
- a CDS encoding serine/threonine-protein kinase, translated as MSETLPTSSKYHVLKLVGQGQFGRVYCAIDKKNGKTVALKELDQQRFPTKKFLRELHFLSSLQHPNIISFQGIEHIKNARFLVMDYCEAGTLRNFMQSDDFNLIHGLKFITDILAGLEHAHTRGVVHCDIKPENILISIGSTSYLARISDFGLARVCQEISTDKIICTGSPAYMAPERFYGKSSPASDLYAVGVMLYELVLGFRPFSGMPGELMTAHMNQAVEIPSAVPLLLRSTISTAMQKFPNKRFPSASEMKKSVQLAIEVEKVTYGNIPPLNLPSNIPSFSYLNSTQA; from the coding sequence ATGAGTGAAACTTTACCAACTTCCTCCAAGTATCATGTTTTAAAACTAGTTGGACAAGGACAATTTGGACGAGTTTACTGTGCCATTGATAAAAAAAATGGTAAGACTGTAGCACTTAAAGAACTCGATCAACAACGTTTTCCCACGAAAAAGTTTCTACGAGAATTACACTTTTTATCTAGCTTACAGCATCCTAATATTATTTCTTTTCAAGGTATAGAGCATATAAAAAATGCAAGATTCCTAGTTATGGATTATTGCGAAGCTGGAACTTTGCGGAATTTCATGCAAAGCGATGACTTTAATCTCATTCACGGTTTGAAATTTATTACAGATATTCTTGCTGGACTAGAACACGCACACACTCGTGGCGTTGTTCACTGCGATATTAAGCCAGAAAATATTTTAATCAGTATAGGTTCTACTAGCTACTTAGCTCGGATTTCTGATTTTGGTTTAGCAAGAGTTTGTCAAGAAATTTCTACAGATAAAATTATTTGTACTGGTTCTCCTGCATATATGGCTCCAGAAAGATTTTACGGTAAATCTTCTCCAGCTTCAGATCTTTATGCCGTTGGAGTCATGCTGTACGAGTTGGTTTTGGGATTTCGTCCTTTTTCAGGAATGCCAGGAGAATTAATGACAGCCCACATGAATCAGGCTGTGGAAATTCCTAGCGCTGTTCCGCTCTTACTACGTTCGACAATCTCCACTGCCATGCAAAAATTCCCTAACAAGCGTTTTCCGTCAGCATCTGAGATGAAGAAGTCAGTTCAATTAGCAATAGAAGTAGAAAAAGTAACGTATGGTAATATTCCCCCTCTAAATCTACCTTCTAATATTCCTTCATTTTCTTATTTAAATAGTACGCAAGCTTAG
- a CDS encoding NUDIX hydrolase, with protein sequence MMQEPPQLLKHRLFYQGRKFSFEVNRYRLPNQVEGDWECVRHPGGALAVPVTPEGKLILLRQYRFAVQGRILEFPAGTVEPNETPFETIQREIEEETGYRAQKWQNLGQFFLAPGYSDEIIYSFLAQDLVPLDVPPSQDADEDLEIVFMSPQELEQAILAGQSVDAKSIASFVLAKPFLLAS encoded by the coding sequence ATGATGCAAGAACCTCCACAGTTGCTCAAACATCGCCTGTTTTACCAAGGGCGTAAATTTAGCTTTGAAGTCAATCGCTATCGTTTACCCAACCAAGTTGAAGGCGATTGGGAATGCGTCCGCCATCCTGGAGGCGCTTTAGCTGTCCCTGTGACTCCAGAAGGTAAATTAATTCTATTGCGGCAATATCGCTTTGCCGTACAAGGCAGAATTTTAGAATTCCCGGCTGGGACTGTAGAGCCTAATGAAACACCTTTTGAAACAATTCAAAGAGAAATTGAGGAAGAGACAGGTTATCGCGCTCAGAAATGGCAAAATCTAGGACAGTTTTTTCTCGCCCCTGGTTATTCTGATGAAATTATTTATAGTTTTTTAGCGCAAGATTTAGTTCCCTTAGATGTACCTCCCAGTCAAGATGCAGATGAAGATCTAGAAATTGTCTTCATGTCACCCCAGGAACTAGAACAAGCCATTCTCGCCGGGCAATCAGTAGACGCTAAATCTATCGCTAGTTTTGTCCTAGCCAAACCATTCTTACTTGCTTCTTAG
- the folK gene encoding 2-amino-4-hydroxy-6-hydroxymethyldihydropteridine diphosphokinase, protein MTNYQLPTTNYQLPITNCAIALGSNLGDSLAIVEAALATLSDLPEIAIVSKSSWYRTKAVGPPQPDYINGCAVLQVQLSPQALLDILLITEAKFGRVRQERWGARTLDIDLLLYDDLILDTPSLTLPHPRMRERAFVLVPLAEIAPNWIDPVSGKAIATLLQAVDCTGVSYQ, encoded by the coding sequence GTGACCAACTACCAACTACCAACTACCAACTACCAACTACCAATTACTAATTGCGCGATCGCCCTGGGAAGTAATCTTGGTGATTCTTTGGCTATTGTAGAGGCTGCTTTAGCAACTTTGTCAGATTTACCTGAGATTGCAATTGTGTCAAAGTCTAGCTGGTATCGCACAAAAGCAGTAGGACCACCACAGCCAGATTATATTAATGGTTGTGCAGTGCTTCAAGTTCAACTGTCACCGCAGGCATTGTTAGATATTCTACTGATAACCGAAGCAAAATTCGGGCGCGTGCGCCAAGAACGCTGGGGGGCGAGAACGCTTGACATTGACTTGTTGTTGTACGACGATCTCATTCTCGACACTCCTAGCCTTACCCTTCCTCATCCCCGCATGAGAGAACGCGCCTTTGTTCTCGTTCCACTAGCAGAAATTGCCCCAAATTGGATCGATCCTGTATCCGGTAAAGCGATCGCCACGCTACTCCAAGCTGTAGACTGTACTGGAGTCAGTTATCAGTGA
- a CDS encoding transglycosylase domain-containing protein: MEPDSTGQSSSGKFSDRHQSGRSSGSSQTSSIKSRYKPLYFRFWFWLLVGFGGGLAALSSVWLSIESSLPPADELSATVRSQTLTIAAGDGTILQQQGPATREPLKIGQIPKPLVQAFIASEDRRFYQHRGFDRQGIVRAVWANLRSANLVEGGSTITQQLARILFLNQERSLWRKLKEIRLAMKLEENLSKDQILERYLNSVYLGQGAYGVADAAWVYFSKSVNQLTLSEMATIAGLAPAPNFYSPTVNKSAAIGRRNLVLQRMQEDGVITASEAMAAKNAPLTVKTSSPKRLQAKASYFTTYIQRELPKYVPADVLKAGGLTVETSLNPKWQQAAEAVVLKTVTENGKWQRFEQAALVAIDPRNGEVRAMVGGTDFGKHQFNRATQAQRQPGSTFKGFVYTAAIASGLSPYKQYLDSPFKVDGYEPKNFSERFRGEMSMRDALAASINVVAVKVLMDVGFDPTIKLAQSMGIKSPLIPAYSLALGSAEVNLLELSSAYGSLATGGMHTAAHGIRRIRDRSGNIIYDAKFTSQRVLDPDSAAIATWMLRNVITAGTGGAAALADRSVAGKTGTSDKARDLWFVGYIPQLVTGVWLGNDNNQPTAGSSSTAAYAWNRFMVQAVEGMEVEKFAALPNLDNRKPSIKRQPVKPRRISIGKITDQNSEGGSLRQGENSENYQPTRRRRRRDRQSQELRHSRWRSRLQRQTPAADPQRYNRLMDRLRQNRIPRQPSLFPSQETPTDRE; this comes from the coding sequence ATGGAACCAGATTCAACAGGGCAAAGTTCATCTGGAAAATTTTCCGATCGCCACCAAAGTGGGCGATCTTCAGGTAGTTCCCAGACATCTTCTATTAAATCTCGCTACAAACCCCTCTACTTTCGGTTCTGGTTTTGGTTGCTTGTGGGTTTTGGCGGCGGGCTAGCAGCATTGAGTAGTGTTTGGTTATCTATAGAGAGTAGTCTACCACCTGCTGATGAGTTATCCGCTACCGTGCGGAGTCAAACGCTGACGATCGCGGCTGGGGATGGCACAATTTTACAGCAGCAAGGTCCAGCAACTAGAGAACCGTTGAAAATAGGGCAAATTCCCAAGCCTCTAGTTCAAGCTTTTATTGCTTCGGAAGACAGGCGCTTTTATCAACATCGCGGTTTCGATCGCCAGGGAATTGTCAGGGCAGTCTGGGCAAATTTGCGCTCTGCTAATTTAGTAGAAGGTGGTAGTACCATTACGCAACAACTGGCACGAATTCTTTTTTTAAACCAAGAGCGCAGTCTGTGGCGCAAGCTCAAAGAGATTCGTCTAGCGATGAAACTTGAAGAGAATTTGAGCAAAGACCAAATTTTAGAGCGTTATCTCAACTCAGTTTATTTGGGACAAGGGGCTTATGGGGTAGCAGACGCGGCTTGGGTTTATTTCAGCAAGTCAGTTAATCAGCTTACACTCTCTGAGATGGCGACAATTGCTGGACTAGCACCAGCACCCAATTTTTATTCTCCTACAGTGAATAAATCGGCAGCAATTGGGCGGCGCAACTTAGTATTGCAGCGGATGCAGGAGGATGGAGTCATTACTGCATCTGAGGCGATGGCAGCGAAAAATGCACCTTTAACAGTAAAAACAAGTTCTCCCAAACGGCTTCAAGCTAAAGCTTCCTACTTTACTACCTACATTCAACGAGAACTACCCAAATACGTTCCTGCGGATGTCCTTAAAGCAGGCGGGCTGACTGTAGAAACTAGCCTCAATCCTAAATGGCAGCAAGCAGCGGAAGCAGTTGTGTTAAAAACTGTAACCGAGAATGGAAAATGGCAAAGATTCGAGCAAGCCGCACTAGTAGCGATCGATCCTCGTAACGGCGAAGTGAGGGCAATGGTGGGGGGAACGGATTTCGGAAAACACCAGTTCAATCGCGCTACCCAAGCCCAAAGACAACCAGGATCGACATTCAAAGGATTTGTCTATACAGCTGCGATCGCTAGCGGTCTTTCTCCTTACAAACAATACCTCGACTCTCCCTTTAAAGTCGATGGTTACGAACCGAAAAACTTCAGCGAAAGGTTTCGGGGCGAAATGTCGATGCGGGATGCCCTCGCTGCTTCAATTAACGTAGTGGCAGTCAAGGTATTAATGGATGTAGGCTTCGATCCTACAATTAAACTCGCCCAATCGATGGGAATTAAATCGCCCTTAATCCCTGCCTATTCCCTAGCTTTAGGTTCGGCAGAAGTCAATTTGTTGGAATTGAGCAGCGCCTATGGTTCTTTAGCGACCGGGGGAATGCATACAGCAGCTCATGGCATCCGGCGAATTCGCGATCGCAGCGGTAATATTATCTACGATGCTAAGTTTACATCTCAGCGCGTTTTAGACCCAGATAGTGCGGCGATCGCCACTTGGATGTTAAGAAATGTCATCACTGCTGGAACTGGCGGTGCGGCAGCTTTGGCAGATCGTTCTGTCGCAGGTAAAACTGGTACATCAGACAAAGCTCGCGATTTATGGTTCGTCGGCTACATTCCCCAACTCGTTACCGGAGTTTGGTTAGGAAACGATAACAATCAACCCACAGCAGGTAGTAGCAGCACGGCAGCCTATGCCTGGAATCGGTTTATGGTGCAAGCCGTGGAAGGCATGGAAGTAGAGAAATTTGCTGCTTTACCCAACTTAGACAACCGCAAACCTAGTATTAAACGACAGCCAGTTAAACCCAGAAGAATATCGATTGGCAAAATCACCGACCAAAATAGCGAAGGTGGTTCTCTACGCCAAGGCGAAAACTCAGAAAATT